In Chryseobacterium oranimense, a single window of DNA contains:
- a CDS encoding DUF2461 domain-containing protein, protein MNTIKPETLKFLQNLTINNNRDWFNENKAVYTEAQENVIAFLDGLIKEMSGFDGELGKIDGKKSLFRIYRDTRFSKDKSPYKTNFGASLGMGKGSQKGGYYLHLEPGKSFLAGGIYMPESSVLKEVRKEISLYGEDFLKIINQKEFKKHFPELDQDDKLKKIPQGFEKEDPMGEYLKLKNFIVVYSLKDEEIMDKNAIKNLTKIFKLMKPFNDFLNAPFQ, encoded by the coding sequence ATGAATACTATAAAGCCGGAAACCCTGAAATTTTTACAAAATCTTACCATCAACAACAACCGTGATTGGTTTAATGAAAACAAAGCAGTTTATACGGAAGCACAGGAAAACGTAATTGCCTTTTTGGACGGTTTGATCAAAGAAATGTCCGGTTTTGATGGAGAACTGGGGAAAATCGACGGCAAAAAATCACTATTCAGAATCTACAGAGATACAAGGTTTTCAAAAGACAAATCACCTTATAAAACCAACTTCGGAGCCTCCCTGGGAATGGGTAAAGGCAGCCAGAAAGGCGGCTATTATCTTCATCTGGAACCGGGGAAATCTTTCCTGGCAGGCGGTATTTATATGCCGGAATCTTCCGTCCTGAAAGAGGTAAGAAAGGAAATTTCTTTATACGGTGAAGATTTTCTTAAGATCATTAACCAGAAAGAGTTTAAAAAACATTTTCCGGAGCTTGATCAGGATGATAAACTGAAAAAAATTCCTCAAGGATTCGAAAAGGAAGATCCAATGGGTGAATATCTAAAACTGAAGAATTTCATTGTAGTATATTCCCTGAAAGATGAAGAAATCATGGACAAAAATGCTATAAAAAACCTAACGAAAATCTTTAAACTGATGAAACCGTTCAATGATTTCCTGAACGCCCCTTTTCAATAA
- a CDS encoding DEAD/DEAH box helicase: MNLFTESNLSPDILKAIGELGYESPTEIQKQTIPFILSDIRDLIALAQTGTGKTAAFSLPILDMIDETSRKIQLLVLCPTRELCLQISKDIKNYSKYMKDIKTTAVYGGSSIMDQIRSLKDKPQIIVGTPGRVIDLINRKALDFSAIHWLVLDEADEMLSMGFKDELETILSETPDTKQTFLFSATMNKEVERISKNYLTNPHRISVGSINEVKKNIKHEYYVVGYRQKKEALKRLIDANPNQYSILFCRTRMETQEVADFLMQNGYAADALHGDLSQAQRDTVMKKFRLKNIDILVATDVAARGLDVNSLTHVIHYSLPDDPEVFVHRSGRTGRAGKDGVSMALIKPEESRKLKQIKSATKIEIIEKTIPTGNDIIKAQVGGVFEKLFTEHEEDIFEFDDSLIPDLSAFTKEELVHKLLQFQLKDLALYYKDKHDLAEQKLSSRDDDYSRRDRGRDRDRDRGRDRERDSRSRDGRDRGGKPRRKDENMVRFFFNLGKKDQLKKLDVLDIINKATAGKSKKRAEIGDIEILEKFSFFEVEKSFQENVMSNIPSMKFKGKEMRAEVAN, from the coding sequence ATGAATTTATTTACGGAGTCCAATTTAAGTCCTGACATTCTTAAGGCAATTGGCGAACTGGGTTACGAAAGCCCGACAGAAATCCAAAAACAGACTATCCCTTTCATTCTTTCAGATATTCGCGATTTGATCGCACTTGCGCAGACAGGGACAGGCAAAACAGCAGCGTTTTCGCTTCCGATTTTGGATATGATTGACGAAACGAGTCGCAAAATCCAATTATTGGTGCTTTGTCCGACACGGGAATTATGTCTTCAGATTTCTAAAGACATAAAAAATTACTCCAAGTACATGAAAGACATCAAAACCACAGCGGTTTACGGTGGAAGCAGTATTATGGATCAGATTCGTTCTTTAAAGGATAAGCCGCAAATTATTGTAGGTACTCCGGGAAGAGTAATCGACCTTATCAACAGAAAAGCACTTGATTTTTCTGCTATTCATTGGTTAGTTTTAGACGAAGCTGATGAAATGCTTTCTATGGGTTTCAAAGATGAATTGGAAACAATTCTGAGCGAAACGCCGGATACAAAGCAAACTTTCTTATTCTCGGCTACGATGAATAAAGAAGTGGAAAGAATTTCCAAAAATTATCTTACCAACCCGCACCGTATTTCTGTAGGTTCTATTAACGAGGTTAAGAAGAACATTAAGCATGAATATTACGTAGTAGGGTACCGTCAGAAAAAAGAGGCTCTTAAGAGATTAATTGATGCCAATCCAAACCAGTATTCTATTCTTTTCTGCAGAACAAGAATGGAAACTCAGGAGGTGGCAGATTTCTTAATGCAGAATGGTTATGCAGCAGATGCGCTTCACGGGGACCTTTCCCAGGCGCAGAGAGATACGGTAATGAAGAAATTCAGACTGAAAAACATCGATATCCTTGTAGCAACAGACGTTGCAGCAAGAGGTTTGGATGTAAATTCTTTAACACACGTGATCCACTATTCTTTACCTGATGATCCGGAAGTATTCGTTCACAGAAGCGGAAGAACCGGTAGAGCTGGAAAAGACGGGGTTTCAATGGCATTGATTAAGCCTGAAGAAAGCAGAAAGCTGAAACAGATTAAATCTGCAACGAAGATTGAGATTATAGAGAAAACAATACCAACCGGTAATGATATTATCAAAGCTCAGGTAGGAGGTGTTTTCGAAAAATTATTTACAGAACACGAAGAAGATATTTTCGAATTTGATGACAGCCTGATCCCGGATCTGAGCGCGTTCACCAAAGAAGAATTGGTTCATAAGCTATTGCAGTTCCAGCTGAAAGATCTTGCTCTATACTACAAAGATAAGCATGACCTTGCTGAGCAGAAACTGAGCAGCAGAGATGATGACTATTCAAGAAGAGACAGAGGTCGTGACAGAGACAGGGACAGAGGAAGAGACCGCGAGCGTGACAGCAGAAGCAGAGATGGAAGAGACCGTGGCGGAAAACCTAGAAGAAAGGACGAGAACATGGTAAGATTCTTCTTCAACCTGGGGAAAAAAGACCAGTTGAAAAAGCTTGATGTTTTAGATATCATCAATAAAGCGACAGCCGGAAAAAGCAAAAAAAGAGCAGAAATCGGTGATATTGAAATTTTAGAAAAATTCTCTTTCTTTGAAGTAGAAAAATCATTCCAGGAAAATGTAATGAGCAATAT